The Athalia rosae chromosome 7, iyAthRosa1.1, whole genome shotgun sequence genome window below encodes:
- the LOC105685119 gene encoding integral membrane protein GPR155, translating into MSNSLAVTDGATANLYLALIQCFAIILCGYIAGRSGIITKSEAKGLNTFVGTFSLPSLIFISLAQLDLGLVNWKFLIAVTFAKASVFIAVVTITLLISRPINPGRAALFAIFATQSNDFAIGYPMINALYGKIHPEYSAYLYLMAPISLAMLNPVGFVLLEINKRRSEDRTCGWSLFGSTAKGIALNPVLLMTVLGIAGNFIFKHTIPDLLEAILKVFGDAFSASALFLLGLMMVGQVHTLKGRALVIPGILISAKLLVLPLVIRQSVILLNAGENAMDTRDLSTFGFLYGTLPTAPALFVFTLQYTLDINLIASAMVACTFLSAPLMFVSAKMIDALSNNNNGTDYTRELSAFALDASAASTAACCWLIVCFIVFGRQRYKFVTHKITLCLIVAQLITAIGVIIWSQMEKTNTKSALWYLQFVMITGGVYASRIWTAVLAATLLFLSSRSLSFVNKLQQWILPIGWGLPILIVSLMAALVTPSGTDEFDKGSPNFQLGKIQAAISIFLLVFCFVVTLGCLVLQQRYQRRSMSLGYSSLTSPLTTSNGVMAQNVVDVEDLMSENADILRHQCELNNGCANGIMCSMNQERGLGTESGDEHSDEEVAAQQPEDLQILRHLVLLILLLCSMFVGLALSVGTLIMEQLSGVYAELAFLDVALNFGQSLIAFAIFGLDPGLDALGRAVKKLYQKLPRQEVLQLPDEDALPAEVREVREQFARCHLTECRTRIAACRRRLLRVYRGVFTGTDLVDWLLEAGLVPDRTEGVRYGRCLLDARVLCHIDGTEHFHDRNLLYTFRA; encoded by the exons ATGTCTAATTCACTGGCGGTAACTGACGGGGCAACTGCCAATCTGTATCTTGCTTTGATACAATGTTTTGCAATCATATTATGCGG ATACATAGCTGGGAGATCTggaataattacaaaatccGAAGCAAAAGGATTAAATACCTTTGTGGGGACTTTTTCACTAccttctttaatttttatatcattagCTCAGCTCGACCTCGGGCTAGtcaattggaaatttttaatcgctgTCACTTTTGCCAAGGCTAGTGTATTCATTGCAGTTGTCACGATTACTCTATTGATTTCTCGCCCTATAAATCCTGGGAGGGCAGCTCTATTCGCAATATTTGCTACTCAGAGTAACGACTTTGCCATCGGCTATCCCATGA TTAATGCTTTGTACGGGAAAATCCACCCAGAGTATTCGGCGTACCTATACCTGATGGCACCAATATCTTTAGCGATGTTAAACCCTGTTGGCTTTGTTCTACTAGAAATAAATAAGCGAAGATCCGAAGACAGAACTTGTGGATGGTCTCTCTTCGGGTCCACGGCAAAAGGAATTGCACTGAATCCTGTCCTTTTAATGACAGTTCTGGGGATAGCGGGGAACTTCATATTCAAACATACAATTCCTGACTTGCTTGAGGCAATCCTGAAAGTATTCGGCGACGCTTTTTCTGCTAGCGCTTTATTCCTCCTAGGGCTAATGATGGTGGGGCAAGTTCACACGTTGAAGGGCAGAGCTCTGGTCATACCCGGAATATTAATATCTGCAAAACTGTTGGTCTTGCCCCTTGTGATACGACAATCTGTAATTTTGTTGAATGCTGGAGAAAATGCAATGGACACCAGGGATTTGAGCACGTTTGGATTCCTATACGGAACCTTGCCTACCGCTCCAGCTCTGTTTGTATTCACTCTGCAATATACTCTGGATATAAATCTGATCGCCTCTGCAATGGTGGCTTGTACTTTCTTGTCCGCTCCACTGATGTTTGTctctgcaaaaatgatcgacgCTCTaagcaacaacaataatgGCACAGATTACACTCGCGAATTGAGTGCCTTTGCTCTTGATGCAAGCGCTGCTTCGACCGCCGCCTGTTGTTGGCTCATCGTCTGTTTCATTGTCTTTGGAAGACAAAGATATAAGTTTGTCACGCACAAAATCACTTTGTGTCTAATTGTTGCACAGTTAATAACAGCAATTGGTGTTATAATTTGGTcgcaaatggaaaaaacgaatacgAAGTCAGCATTATG gtaccTTCAATTTGTCATGATAACTGGGGGGGTTTACGCTAGCCGAATATGGACAGCTGTACTTGCAGCTACTTTGTTATTTTTGAGCAGTCGATCATTGTCCTTTGTGAACAAATTACAACAATGGATTCTTCCTATTGGTTGGGG GTTGCCAATCCTGATAGTAAGTTTGATGGCTGCACTTGTGACTCCTTCTGGAACAGATGAATTCGATAAGGGAAGTCCAAACTTTCaattgggaaaaattcaagcaGCCATATCTATCTTCTTGCTTGTATTTTGTTTCGTCG TGACTCTGGGCTGCCTGGTGTTACAACAAAGGTATCAACGTAGATCCATGTCACTTGGTTATTCGAGTCTTACATCACCTTTAACGACTTCTAATGGAGTGATGGCCCAAAACGTGGTTGATGTAGAGGATCTGATGTCCGAAAATGCTGACATCTTGAG ACACCAATGTGAATTGAACAACGGATGTGCCAATGGCATAATGTGTTCAATGAATCAAGAAAGGGGTTTAGGAACAGAAAGTGGTGATGAACATTCTGACGAGGAGGTCGCCGCCCAGCAGCCAGAGGATCTCCAAATCTTGCGGCATCTCGTTCTTCTGATTTTATTGCTGTGTTCGATGTTTGTC GGCTTGGCGCTGTCTGTGGGGACGTTGATTATGGAACAGTTATCTGGGGTCTATGCAGAGCTTGCTTTTTTGGACGTGGCCTTGAATTTTGGACAATCTCTGATTGCTTTTGCAATATTTGGTCTTGATCCAGGATTAGATGCTTTGGGAAGGGCGGTAAAAAAGCTTTATCAAAAGTTACCGAGACAAGAAGTATTGCAGTTACCAGACGAAGATGCGTTGCCAGCAGAGGTGAGGGAAGTCCGTGAACAATTTGCTCGTTGTCATTTGACAGAATGTCGCACTCGCATAGCCGCATGTCGCAGACGTCTTTTGCGTGTATACAGAGGTGTTTTTACTGGCACCGACCTCGTTGACTGGCTCTTAGAAGCCGGACTGGTACCGGACCGCACTGAAGGTGTACGATATGGAAGATGTCTCCTCGACGCCAGAGTTCTGTGTCACATTGACGGGACGGAGCATTTCCATGATCGGAATTTGTTGTACACTTTTCGAGCTTAA